The following proteins are encoded in a genomic region of Pangasianodon hypophthalmus isolate fPanHyp1 chromosome 26, fPanHyp1.pri, whole genome shotgun sequence:
- the LOC113535442 gene encoding macrophage mannose receptor 1 isoform X2, with protein MTSLSRFAYDRDRRGEEDRLVRGQTSERTLRYNNIQGREIHTKNCEHPEMGHNWVSVIIVFSVVYSAEALIPHRYHFVNESKNWSEAQIYCREKYTDLATINNMEEMKKLNHTLKTETAERAWIGLQREGTGEWQWSLADQTFYRDGDTYRNWRSGEPNNCKKNEFCVQLIMNYGSWNDEQCNEKRPFVCYEDKLILIKENLTWKEALRYCRNHHYDLVSVRTEEMQLWVKEVARNASTEHVWLGLRHTCALGFWYWVTGEMICYQDWAPGNGTGFEDCSNEERTGAVQSGGEQQWISLPQSYTLNFICSTYEG; from the exons ATGACGTCACTCTCTAGGTTTGCATATGACAGAGACAGGAGGGGTGAAGAGGACAGACTAGTGAGAGGACAGACAAGTGAGAGGACACTGAGGTACAACAACATACAGGGAAGagaaatacatacaaaaaactGTGAGCATCCAG aaatggGTCATAACTGGGTTTCTGTCATCATCGTTttctcag TTGTTTATAGTGCAGAGGCATTAATTCCTCATCGCTATCACTTTGTGAATGAGAGTAAAAACTGGAGTGAAGCTCAGATTTACTGCAGAGAGAAATACACTGATCTCGCCACCATCAACAACATGGAAGAGATGAAGAAGCTGAATCACACACTGAAGACGGAAACTGCAGAGCGAGCTTGGATCGGTCTACAGAGAGAGGGCACTGGGGAATGGCAGTGGTCTCTGGCAGACCAAACTTTCTACAGAGACGGAGACACTTACAGAAACTGGAGGAGTGGAGAACCAAACAATTGCAAGAAAAATGAGTTCTGTGTTCAACTCATTATGAACTATGGCTCGTGGAATGATGAGCAGTGCAATGAGAAAAGACCTTTTGTGTGTTATGAAG ATAAGCTGATCCTGATTAAGGAGAATCTGACCTGGAAAGAAGCTCTGAGATACTGCAGGAACCATCATTATGACCTGGTCTCAGTGCGCACTGAGGAGATGCAGCTCTGGGTGAAGGAAGTGGCTCGAAATGCCTCCACTGAACACGTGTGGCTCGGCCTGCGTCACACCTGCGCTCTGGGCTTCTGGTACTGGGTGACTGGAGAGATGATCTGCTACCAGGACTGGGCTCCGGGGAATGGGACAGGGTTCGAAGACTGCAGCAATGAGGAGAGAACCGGAGCAGTGCAGTCTGGAGGAGAGCAGCAGTGGATCAGCCTGCCTCAGAGCTACACACTCAACTTCATCTGCTCTACCTATGAag GCTGA
- the LOC113535442 gene encoding macrophage mannose receptor 1 isoform X1: protein MTSLSRFAYDRDRRGEEDRLVRGQTSERTLRYNNIQGREIHTKNCEHPEMGHNWVSVIIVFSVVYSAEALIPHRYHFVNESKNWSEAQIYCREKYTDLATINNMEEMKKLNHTLKTETAERAWIGLQREGTGEWQWSLADQTFYRDGDTYRNWRSGEPNNCKKNEFCVQLIMNYGSWNDEQCNEKRPFVCYEENDTNTNRYKLINETKTWYDAQTYCREKYIDLVSVRNQNENDEIWRVSQNSTNEDVWIGLFNNSWKWSDQSNSSFRYWSSNKPSGHLNCTALSVSEQHYWSDMNCTEKLPFICHENKLILIKENLTWKEALRYCRNHHYDLVSVRTEEMQLWVKEVARNASTEHVWLGLRHTCALGFWYWVTGEMICYQDWAPGNGTGFEDCSNEERTGAVQSGGEQQWISLPQSYTLNFICSTYEG from the exons ATGACGTCACTCTCTAGGTTTGCATATGACAGAGACAGGAGGGGTGAAGAGGACAGACTAGTGAGAGGACAGACAAGTGAGAGGACACTGAGGTACAACAACATACAGGGAAGagaaatacatacaaaaaactGTGAGCATCCAG aaatggGTCATAACTGGGTTTCTGTCATCATCGTTttctcag TTGTTTATAGTGCAGAGGCATTAATTCCTCATCGCTATCACTTTGTGAATGAGAGTAAAAACTGGAGTGAAGCTCAGATTTACTGCAGAGAGAAATACACTGATCTCGCCACCATCAACAACATGGAAGAGATGAAGAAGCTGAATCACACACTGAAGACGGAAACTGCAGAGCGAGCTTGGATCGGTCTACAGAGAGAGGGCACTGGGGAATGGCAGTGGTCTCTGGCAGACCAAACTTTCTACAGAGACGGAGACACTTACAGAAACTGGAGGAGTGGAGAACCAAACAATTGCAAGAAAAATGAGTTCTGTGTTCAACTCATTATGAACTATGGCTCGTGGAATGATGAGCAGTGCAATGAGAAAAGACCTTTTGTGTGTTATGAAG AAAatgacacaaacactaacagATACAAATTGATTAATGAGACAAAGACCTGGTATGATGCTCAGACCTACTGCAGAGAGAAATACATTGATCTGGTCAGTGTGAGGAACCAAAATGAGAATGACGAGATCTGGAGAGTGAGTCAAAATTCAACTAATGAAGATGTTTGGATTGGTCTGTTTAATAACTCCTGGAAGTGGTCAGATCAGAGTAATTCCTCATTCAGATACTGGAGCTCTAACAAACCCAGTGGACATTTGAACTGTACTGCATTGTCTGTGTCTGAGCAACACTACTGGAGTGATATGAACTGCACAGAAAAGCTCCCATTCATCTGCCATGAGA ATAAGCTGATCCTGATTAAGGAGAATCTGACCTGGAAAGAAGCTCTGAGATACTGCAGGAACCATCATTATGACCTGGTCTCAGTGCGCACTGAGGAGATGCAGCTCTGGGTGAAGGAAGTGGCTCGAAATGCCTCCACTGAACACGTGTGGCTCGGCCTGCGTCACACCTGCGCTCTGGGCTTCTGGTACTGGGTGACTGGAGAGATGATCTGCTACCAGGACTGGGCTCCGGGGAATGGGACAGGGTTCGAAGACTGCAGCAATGAGGAGAGAACCGGAGCAGTGCAGTCTGGAGGAGAGCAGCAGTGGATCAGCCTGCCTCAGAGCTACACACTCAACTTCATCTGCTCTACCTATGAag GCTGA